A segment of the Thermanaerothrix sp. genome:
GCTAAGGTTCCGCCAGGATACCTTCGGCATGGTTTTCCAGCATTTCGCTCTACTTCCGCACTACAACATCCTGCGAAACGTGACCTTCCCACTGGAACTCAAAGGGCTTCCTCGTAAGGAACGGGAGGAGCAGGGCATGGTCTGGCTGGAACGGGTGGGGCTTTCTGGCTACGAGAAGCACTTCCCGGCGCAGTTGTCGGGGGGGCAGAAGCAGCGGGTGGGCCTGGCGCGGGCCCTTTGCGCCAACCCCCCCATCCTGCTCATGGACGAAGCCTTCAGTGCGCTGGATCCCCTGATCCGCAGGGAGATGCAGGATGAGCTTTTGCGCCTGCAGCACGAACTTAAGAAGACCATCGTCTTTGTAACCCACGACCTCGACGAGGCCATGCGGCTGGGAGACCGTATCGCCATCATGCGGGACGGGGAGGTGGTGCAGGTAGGAACCGCGGAGGAGATTCTGGCCCGCCCTGCAGACGATTATGTGGCCGCCTTTTTGTCCGGTGTTAATCCCGCCAAGATCTACAAGGTGGAGGAGCTGGTGCAGGAGCCTGTGACCGTGGTGCTGGAACGGGACGGCCCACGGGCGGCGCTGCGCAAGATGGGCCAGGCGGGCGCTGTGAACGCCTATGTGGTAAATCGCAGCGGATTTTTTCGGGGAATGGTGCGGGCGGAAAAACTGGCGGAGGCGCTCAAAACGCAAGGGGAAAAAAGCGGGCTGGAGGGTTTTTTGGAGCCTCTCTCGGGGCTTTCCCCTGGGCAGACCCTGGAAGAGGCCCTG
Coding sequences within it:
- a CDS encoding ATP-binding cassette domain-containing protein; this translates as MVFQHFALLPHYNILRNVTFPLELKGLPRKEREEQGMVWLERVGLSGYEKHFPAQLSGGQKQRVGLARALCANPPILLMDEAFSALDPLIRREMQDELLRLQHELKKTIVFVTHDLDEAMRLGDRIAIMRDGEVVQVGTAEEILARPADDYVAAFLSGVNPAKIYKVEELVQEPVTVVLERDGPRAALRKMGQAGAVNAYVVNRSGFFRGMVRAEKLAEALKTQGEKSGLEGFLEPLSGLSPGQTLEEALPLFSETAVPLPVLDEQGRLLGVVSRGRLIAAMAGRYVPQ